The Streptococcus pantholopis genome has a segment encoding these proteins:
- the liaF gene encoding cell wall-active antibiotics response protein LiaF, with amino-acid sequence MRKFQFFLLVEAVLLAMGLVTILADNWSSFILILAIVLMALRFYNQDSRNNFLLTVSLLLLFLIFMLNPYIILAIVFGVVYVIINHFSQVKKKNRYALIQFQKETLTAKPSRNQWIGAAEHTSSDTYAFDDLNIIRVSGSDLIDLTDVIVTGKDNVIVIRKVFGPTKILVPIDVSVKLDVSSIYGSVRFFDFAEYDLRNETIKLWQPEEQRSLKTVKIIVSSLAGDVEVVRQ; translated from the coding sequence ATGAGAAAGTTTCAGTTTTTTCTGCTTGTCGAAGCGGTCTTGCTGGCCATGGGCTTAGTGACTATTCTGGCAGATAATTGGTCTAGTTTTATTTTAATTTTAGCTATTGTTTTAATGGCACTGCGCTTCTATAATCAGGACAGCCGCAATAATTTTTTACTGACGGTCAGCCTTTTGCTCTTGTTTTTAATTTTCATGCTGAACCCCTATATTATTTTAGCTATTGTATTTGGGGTTGTTTATGTGATTATTAACCATTTTTCACAAGTAAAAAAGAAAAATCGTTACGCTTTGATACAGTTTCAAAAAGAAACGCTGACCGCAAAGCCCAGCAGAAATCAATGGATAGGGGCGGCCGAACATACCAGTTCGGATACTTATGCTTTTGATGATTTGAATATTATCCGTGTCAGCGGGAGTGATTTAATCGATTTGACAGATGTCATTGTGACAGGGAAAGATAATGTTATTGTTATCCGTAAAGTATTTGGACCGACTAAAATTCTGGTTCCGATTGATGTTTCAGTTAAGCTGGATGTCAGTTCTATTTATGGCAGTGTGCGTTTCTTTGATTTCGCAGAATATGATCTGCGCAATGAAACGATTAAACTCTGGCAGCCTGAGGAGCAGAGAAGCTTAAAAACAGTCAAAATTATTGTCTCCAGCTTAGCAGGCGATGTTGAGGTGGTGAGACAATGA
- the pknB gene encoding Stk1 family PASTA domain-containing Ser/Thr kinase: MIQIGKLFAGRYRILKSIGRGGMADVYLANDLILDNEEVAIKVLRTNYQTDQVAVTRFQREARAMAELNHPNIVAIRDIGEEDGQQFLVMEYVEGSDLKKYIQEHAPLSNNEVVRIMEEVLSAMTLAHQQGIVHRDLKPQNILLTKNGTVKVTDFGIAVAFAETSLTQTNSMLGSVHYLSPEQARGSKATVQSDIYAMGIMLFEMLTGHIPYDGDSAVTIALQHFQKPLPSIIGLNKNVPQALENVVIKATAKRLSDRYSSTFEMSRDLMTALSYNRSREPKLVFNDHENTKTLPKVVPEPSAVTAEADEKESSAVQNASTAADTKGSSPNKKKKAKKQKRLLGTVAKIAFAVFAVALAWLAFVILRNPSTVSVPDVTGSTLAAAKKTIENSGLEVGDVHKIESTTVDRGKVVRTDPAAGSSKKEGTRVDIYVSTGNSAFTMEDYTGQNYKEAMASLTENYGVSSSQIEIKEVAAGDYYDEDTIVSQTPAAGETFNTAGDDKIRFEVASSNTVTMPDLTDYTYGDALDMLTGLGISTSRIKTYTNDYTEITSPSLTAVISSQSPEAGYEIVLSGNDDIILYLYSSQSGDYSERSSSSSDGSSSSSDSTEEEPEESSDGSSSSPDDSSSESSN; the protein is encoded by the coding sequence ATGATTCAGATTGGCAAATTGTTCGCTGGTCGTTATCGTATTTTGAAATCCATTGGACGGGGCGGGATGGCAGATGTTTATTTAGCCAATGACTTGATTTTAGATAATGAAGAAGTTGCTATAAAAGTACTGAGGACAAATTATCAGACGGATCAGGTTGCTGTAACGCGTTTCCAGAGAGAAGCGCGAGCTATGGCTGAATTGAATCATCCTAATATTGTTGCAATTCGCGATATTGGAGAAGAAGACGGCCAGCAATTTTTAGTAATGGAATATGTTGAAGGGTCCGACCTAAAAAAATATATCCAAGAGCACGCTCCTTTATCAAATAATGAAGTTGTCAGGATTATGGAAGAAGTGCTTTCTGCCATGACACTGGCCCATCAGCAGGGGATTGTTCACCGGGATCTTAAACCTCAAAATATTTTACTGACCAAAAACGGAACTGTAAAAGTTACTGATTTTGGAATTGCCGTTGCCTTTGCTGAAACAAGTTTGACACAGACCAATTCAATGCTAGGGAGTGTGCATTATTTGTCGCCTGAACAAGCCCGCGGTTCTAAAGCCACGGTTCAAAGTGACATCTATGCTATGGGCATCATGCTCTTTGAAATGTTAACAGGCCATATTCCCTATGATGGGGACAGCGCTGTTACCATTGCACTGCAGCATTTCCAAAAACCGCTTCCGTCAATTATTGGACTGAATAAAAATGTCCCCCAGGCTCTTGAAAATGTCGTTATTAAGGCTACTGCGAAACGGCTGAGTGATCGTTATTCTTCAACTTTTGAGATGAGCCGGGACCTAATGACAGCTCTCAGTTATAATCGCAGCCGCGAACCCAAGTTAGTTTTTAACGACCACGAAAATACGAAGACCTTACCTAAAGTGGTTCCGGAACCTTCTGCTGTCACTGCAGAAGCAGATGAAAAAGAAAGCAGTGCTGTTCAAAATGCGAGTACAGCAGCAGATACTAAAGGGAGCAGTCCTAATAAAAAGAAGAAAGCGAAAAAGCAGAAACGACTTCTTGGTACAGTGGCCAAGATTGCCTTTGCTGTTTTTGCTGTTGCTTTGGCCTGGCTGGCCTTTGTCATTCTGCGCAATCCATCTACAGTAAGTGTTCCTGATGTGACCGGTTCGACACTAGCTGCTGCCAAGAAGACAATTGAAAATTCAGGCCTGGAGGTAGGCGATGTTCATAAGATAGAAAGTACAACTGTGGACAGAGGCAAGGTTGTTCGGACTGATCCGGCCGCCGGTTCATCAAAGAAGGAAGGAACGCGTGTTGATATTTATGTGTCGACCGGCAATTCGGCCTTTACAATGGAAGATTATACCGGTCAGAATTATAAGGAGGCTATGGCCAGTCTGACAGAGAACTATGGCGTATCGTCATCGCAGATTGAAATCAAGGAGGTTGCAGCAGGAGACTATTATGATGAAGATACGATAGTCAGCCAAACTCCAGCAGCCGGTGAGACCTTCAATACTGCCGGTGATGATAAGATTAGGTTTGAAGTGGCCAGCAGCAATACTGTAACGATGCCTGATTTAACTGACTATACCTATGGCGATGCTCTTGATATGCTGACAGGTTTGGGTATTTCGACTTCACGCATTAAGACATATACTAATGATTATACCGAAATTACCTCTCCATCACTTACAGCTGTCATCAGCAGCCAGAGTCCGGAGGCCGGTTATGAAATTGTCCTCTCCGGAAATGATGACATTATCCTCTATCTATATTCTTCTCAAAGCGGGGATTATTCAGAAAGATCCTCTTCATCTTCAGATGGTTCGTCTTCAAGCAGTGATTCGACTGAAGAAGAACCAGAAGAAAGTTCAGATGGTTCGTCTTCAAGTCCGGATGATTCTTCATCTGAATCATCAAATTAG
- a CDS encoding Stp1/IreP family PP2C-type Ser/Thr phosphatase, with amino-acid sequence MKISLLTDIGQRRSNNQDFINKFDNKKGISLIVLADGMGGHRAGNIASEMTVTDLGREWVGTELTDPEQIRQWLSATLEAENQKIFSLGQTEDYKGMGTTVEALVLVGNHVIYAHVGDSRIGHVRQGSYQLLTSDHSLVNELVKAGQLTEEEAASHPQKNIITQSIGQANPVEPELGEIWLETGDYLVINSDGLTNMVTNEEIVATLNKDIPLDDQNKELVELANNRGGLDNITIALVHVESEGE; translated from the coding sequence ATGAAAATTTCACTTTTAACAGATATTGGGCAGAGACGCTCAAATAATCAAGATTTTATCAATAAGTTTGATAACAAAAAAGGTATTTCTCTTATCGTTTTGGCTGATGGCATGGGAGGACATCGTGCAGGTAATATTGCCAGTGAGATGACTGTTACAGACCTTGGTCGTGAGTGGGTTGGGACAGAATTAACAGACCCTGAACAGATACGTCAATGGCTGTCTGCTACACTTGAGGCTGAAAATCAGAAAATATTCAGCCTTGGTCAGACAGAGGATTATAAAGGAATGGGGACAACGGTAGAAGCTTTGGTTTTAGTAGGCAATCATGTTATCTACGCCCATGTTGGTGACTCGCGAATCGGACACGTTCGACAAGGAAGCTATCAGCTACTGACCAGTGACCATTCATTGGTTAATGAATTGGTTAAAGCTGGTCAGCTGACCGAAGAAGAAGCAGCCTCTCATCCGCAAAAAAACATTATTACTCAGTCAATTGGTCAGGCAAACCCAGTTGAACCTGAACTGGGAGAGATATGGCTGGAAACTGGCGATTATTTGGTTATCAACAGTGATGGGCTGACAAATATGGTGACAAACGAAGAAATTGTTGCGACTTTAAATAAAGATATTCCCCTTGATGATCAAAATAAGGAGTTGGTAGAGCTTGCTAATAATAGAGGAGGTTTGGATAATATTACCATTGCTTTAGTTCACGTCGAAAGTGAGGGAGAATAA
- the rsmB gene encoding 16S rRNA (cytosine(967)-C(5))-methyltransferase RsmB, with protein sequence MKNSWQKSARGAALLILEKIFKEQAYSNIVLNRYLKQSSLTSQDKSLVTELVYGTVARKITLEWYLSHFIQDRTKLEEWLYYLLLLSLYQLLYLDNIPNHAVVNEAVALAKKRSRQRGAEKLVNAVLRRVTEGNLPDISSIKRKNKYYSVKYSLPVWLVRKLIEQYGEKRGLDIMASLLVRSKASIRLVNPQKKSEIMAATGALSSQISPVGLVKSSGHFAETAYFSHGDITIQDESSQLVAPIMNIQGDETILDACSAPGGKAAHMASYLTSGHIEALDLYDHKLKLIIDNAKRLHVSDRISVRKLDARKVHDYFGKDSFDKILVDAPCSGIGLIRRKPDIKYNKELQNLAALQKIQLQILESVCQTIRKGGIITYSTCTIFAEENFQVIKTFLEKHSDFEQVPLNHKQKDIVKDGCIIITPEQYHTDGFFISQVKRIL encoded by the coding sequence ATTAAAAACAGCTGGCAAAAATCAGCACGCGGTGCAGCTCTGCTGATTTTGGAAAAAATCTTTAAAGAACAAGCTTATTCCAATATTGTTCTTAACCGCTATCTTAAACAATCCTCCTTAACAAGTCAGGACAAAAGTCTGGTTACCGAACTTGTATACGGTACAGTGGCGCGCAAGATTACTTTAGAATGGTATCTATCGCATTTTATTCAAGACCGGACAAAACTGGAAGAATGGCTTTATTATCTTTTACTGCTGAGTCTGTATCAGCTTTTGTATTTGGATAATATTCCTAATCATGCAGTAGTCAATGAAGCTGTTGCACTGGCTAAAAAACGCAGCCGACAAAGGGGAGCAGAGAAATTGGTCAATGCTGTTTTACGCCGTGTGACTGAAGGGAATCTGCCTGATATAAGCAGTATAAAACGAAAAAATAAATATTATTCTGTGAAATATTCCCTGCCGGTCTGGCTGGTCAGAAAATTAATAGAACAATACGGTGAAAAACGGGGGCTGGATATAATGGCGAGCCTTCTTGTTCGCAGCAAAGCCAGTATCCGCCTTGTCAATCCGCAAAAAAAATCGGAAATTATGGCTGCGACAGGTGCCCTTAGCTCGCAGATCTCTCCAGTCGGTCTGGTCAAGTCGTCGGGTCATTTTGCTGAGACGGCTTATTTTTCTCACGGCGATATTACCATCCAGGATGAATCAAGCCAGTTAGTCGCACCTATTATGAACATTCAAGGTGATGAAACGATTTTGGATGCTTGCAGTGCTCCGGGTGGTAAAGCTGCCCATATGGCTTCCTATTTGACAAGTGGGCATATAGAAGCACTGGATTTATATGATCATAAGTTAAAACTGATTATTGACAACGCCAAGCGTTTACATGTGTCTGACCGCATTTCTGTACGAAAATTGGATGCTAGAAAAGTTCACGACTATTTTGGCAAAGACAGCTTTGATAAAATTTTAGTCGATGCCCCCTGTTCAGGAATCGGCTTGATTCGTCGTAAGCCTGACATTAAGTACAATAAAGAATTGCAGAACCTTGCAGCCCTGCAAAAAATTCAGCTGCAAATATTGGAAAGCGTTTGTCAAACAATACGAAAAGGTGGTATAATAACCTATAGCACTTGTACGATTTTTGCAGAAGAAAATTTCCAAGTTATTAAAACCTTTTTGGAAAAGCATTCTGATTTTGAACAAGTACCATTAAATCATAAACAAAAAGATATTGTTAAAGATGGCTGTATTATCATTACACCTGAGCAGTATCATACAGACGGCTTTTTTATCAGCCAAGTCAAACGTATCTTGTAA
- the fmt gene encoding methionyl-tRNA formyltransferase has product MTKIIFMGTPAFSATILQGLLNSESYDILAVVTQPDRAVGRRKKIEASAVKHLALEHDLPVFQPEKLSGSKELAELLELGADGIVTAAFGQFLPSKLLEAVDFAVNVHASLLPKYRGGAPIHYALINGEKKTGVTIMEMVKEMDAGDIIANASLPISDDDNVGTLFDKLAVLGRDLLLKTLPAYLSGELKAQPQDNDKVSFSPNLSPEEERIDWQQPARSVFNQVRGMYPWPIAHTFLAGQRIKLHQVSLASGQGQPGQVIEKSKKKLIVAAGQGAVSLETVQPAGKPKMPIADFLNGVGRTVEAGDFFD; this is encoded by the coding sequence ATGACAAAGATTATTTTTATGGGGACTCCCGCTTTTTCCGCAACTATTCTGCAGGGACTTTTAAACTCTGAATCCTATGATATTTTAGCGGTTGTCACTCAGCCTGATCGAGCTGTGGGGCGGCGAAAAAAAATCGAGGCCTCTGCGGTCAAGCATTTAGCTTTAGAGCACGATTTACCGGTTTTTCAGCCAGAAAAACTCTCAGGGTCAAAGGAATTAGCTGAACTGCTGGAATTAGGTGCCGATGGAATCGTAACTGCAGCTTTCGGTCAGTTTCTGCCCAGCAAACTGCTTGAAGCAGTTGATTTTGCTGTTAATGTTCATGCTTCTCTGCTTCCTAAATACCGCGGCGGCGCTCCGATTCATTACGCTTTGATTAATGGCGAGAAGAAGACAGGAGTAACGATTATGGAAATGGTAAAGGAGATGGATGCGGGGGATATCATTGCCAACGCTTCGCTCCCCATTTCGGATGATGATAATGTTGGCACACTTTTTGATAAGCTGGCTGTTTTGGGACGTGATCTGCTTCTAAAGACTTTGCCGGCTTATCTTTCCGGAGAACTTAAAGCTCAGCCTCAAGATAATGATAAGGTCAGTTTCTCACCTAATCTCAGTCCGGAAGAGGAGCGGATTGATTGGCAGCAGCCGGCCAGATCGGTATTTAATCAGGTTCGCGGCATGTATCCTTGGCCGATAGCACATACTTTTCTGGCGGGACAGCGTATTAAGCTGCACCAAGTTTCTCTAGCATCTGGTCAAGGACAACCGGGACAAGTTATTGAAAAGAGCAAGAAAAAATTGATTGTCGCAGCCGGACAGGGAGCTGTTTCGCTTGAAACTGTTCAGCCGGCAGGCAAGCCGAAAATGCCCATCGCCGATTTTTTAAATGGTGTCGGCCGAACAGTTGAAGCAGGTGACTTTTTTGATTAA
- a CDS encoding primosomal protein N' gives MVFRIAQVIVDVPLMQTDKPFSYAIPEELEEDLTVGTRVHVPFGRSDRLLQGFVVGIEETAEDLKVKNIAEILDFEPVLNGEQLLLADQMRKSVFSYKISILKAMLPGLLNSQYDKRLHPTASLTAQEKKEIFADKDTLLFSQLDQKGQQQVGRLVKAGKITVDYLAKDRKSVKTEKYYHVNRSKLASYTVSNRAKKRQALKDYLLANSEDGRLTDLYQYFSREVCKFFINEELITIFERELSRSAAYFADVQQQDFLTLNSEQNRVVTKVCEQIGQNSQPFLLEGITGSGKTEVYLHIIDYVLKLGKTAIVLVPEISLTPQMTNRFIARFGEQVAIMHSGLSDGERFDEWRKIKSGEAKVVVGARSAVFAPLENIGAIIIDEEHEASYKQESNPRYHARDVALLRAQNHQAVLLLGSATPSIESRARAGKKVYRFLQLTKRANPKAEIPNVQVIDFRDYVGRQEVSNFTPLLLDKIKERLNRKEQTVLMLNRRGYSSFIMCRDCGFVDECPNCDISLTLHMDTKTMNCHYCGFTKAIPHRCPNCGSQSIRYYGTGTQKAYNELTEVLPEARILRMDVDTTRKKGAHEKILQAFGQHKADILLGTQMIAKGLDFPNVTLVGVLNADTSLNLPDFRASERTFQLLTQVAGRAGRAEKKGEVLIQTYNPKHYAIEMAQKQDYEAFYRYEMAIRRQLGYPPYYYTVGLTLSHKMEEVVIEKAYNVLQLLKNQLSQQVKILGPTPKPIARTHRLYHYQILVKYRFEEQLEAVLNQILDLTQDRQNKDLRITIDHEPQNFM, from the coding sequence ATGGTTTTTCGTATAGCACAGGTTATAGTTGATGTCCCTTTAATGCAGACCGATAAGCCCTTTTCCTATGCCATTCCTGAAGAACTGGAAGAGGATCTTACTGTAGGGACGCGTGTCCATGTGCCATTTGGGCGCAGCGACAGGCTTTTACAAGGTTTTGTTGTGGGGATAGAGGAAACAGCCGAAGATTTAAAGGTAAAAAACATTGCTGAAATCTTAGATTTTGAGCCGGTTTTAAATGGTGAGCAGCTCTTGCTTGCTGATCAAATGCGTAAAAGTGTTTTTTCCTATAAGATTTCAATCTTAAAAGCAATGCTGCCTGGACTCTTGAATTCACAGTATGATAAGCGTCTGCATCCGACTGCTTCTCTGACTGCTCAGGAAAAGAAGGAGATTTTTGCTGATAAAGATACGCTGCTGTTTTCTCAGCTTGATCAAAAAGGGCAGCAACAAGTTGGCCGTCTCGTTAAAGCAGGGAAAATTACAGTCGATTATCTGGCTAAAGACAGGAAAAGCGTTAAAACAGAGAAATATTACCATGTTAACCGGTCTAAATTAGCCTCTTATACTGTTTCAAACCGGGCTAAGAAGAGGCAGGCGCTAAAAGACTATTTGTTGGCTAATTCCGAGGACGGCCGGCTGACTGACTTATATCAGTATTTTTCCAGAGAGGTCTGCAAATTTTTTATAAATGAGGAATTAATAACGATTTTTGAGCGTGAACTGAGCCGATCTGCTGCTTATTTTGCTGATGTGCAGCAGCAAGATTTTCTCACTTTAAATTCCGAACAAAATCGTGTGGTAACTAAAGTATGTGAACAAATCGGGCAGAATTCCCAGCCTTTTTTGCTTGAAGGAATTACTGGTTCCGGGAAGACAGAAGTTTATCTGCATATTATTGATTATGTTTTAAAATTGGGAAAGACAGCTATTGTCTTAGTTCCGGAAATTTCTTTGACACCTCAGATGACTAACCGCTTTATTGCCCGTTTCGGGGAACAGGTTGCCATAATGCATTCAGGACTGTCAGATGGTGAGAGGTTTGACGAATGGCGCAAGATTAAATCAGGTGAAGCCAAAGTTGTAGTTGGAGCGCGTTCGGCTGTCTTTGCCCCGCTTGAAAATATCGGAGCGATTATTATTGACGAGGAGCATGAAGCGAGCTATAAACAAGAAAGCAATCCGCGTTATCACGCCCGTGATGTGGCCCTGCTGCGTGCGCAAAACCATCAGGCTGTTCTTCTTTTGGGATCAGCAACACCAAGTATTGAAAGCAGAGCTAGAGCCGGCAAGAAGGTTTACCGCTTTTTACAGTTAACTAAACGGGCCAATCCTAAGGCTGAAATTCCTAATGTACAGGTTATAGATTTCCGTGACTATGTCGGTCGGCAGGAGGTCAGCAATTTTACTCCTCTTCTTTTGGATAAAATAAAAGAGCGTTTAAACCGAAAAGAGCAAACTGTTTTGATGCTCAACCGCCGCGGTTATTCTAGTTTTATTATGTGCCGTGACTGTGGTTTTGTTGACGAATGTCCCAACTGTGACATCTCTTTGACCCTGCATATGGATACAAAGACAATGAACTGCCATTACTGCGGTTTTACAAAGGCAATTCCGCATCGCTGTCCTAACTGCGGCAGCCAGAGTATTCGTTACTACGGCACAGGAACCCAAAAAGCCTATAATGAACTGACAGAGGTTTTGCCTGAAGCGCGTATTTTGCGTATGGATGTTGATACAACGCGCAAAAAAGGAGCCCATGAAAAAATTCTTCAGGCATTCGGACAGCATAAAGCTGATATTTTGCTGGGCACTCAAATGATTGCAAAAGGGCTTGATTTTCCTAATGTTACCTTGGTTGGTGTTCTAAATGCTGACACGTCGCTTAATTTACCTGATTTCAGAGCTTCCGAACGGACTTTTCAGCTTTTAACTCAAGTAGCTGGCCGGGCCGGCCGGGCAGAAAAAAAAGGAGAAGTTTTGATTCAGACCTATAATCCTAAACATTATGCTATTGAGATGGCGCAAAAGCAAGACTACGAAGCTTTTTACCGCTATGAAATGGCTATTCGCCGCCAACTGGGTTATCCTCCTTACTATTACACAGTGGGTTTAACACTTTCGCATAAAATGGAAGAAGTCGTTATTGAAAAAGCTTATAATGTTTTACAGCTGTTAAAGAACCAATTAAGTCAGCAGGTGAAGATTCTGGGGCCAACTCCAAAACCGATTGCCAGAACCCATCGCCTATATCACTACCAAATTTTGGTTAAATACCGGTTTGAGGAACAGCTGGAGGCTGTTTTGAATCAGATTCTTGACCTCACTCAAGACCGTCAGAATAAAGATCTGCGAATAACTATTGATCATGAACCGCAGAATTTTATGTGA
- the rpoZ gene encoding DNA-directed RNA polymerase subunit omega: protein MMLRPSIDTLLDRIPSKYSLCVLQAKRAHELEFGAKPTQEFKAVKSTLRALEEINSGNVAIHPDPEAKRAAVLAKAEADRLAQEEEERKIKEQIAKEKEEEGEKI, encoded by the coding sequence ATGATGTTAAGACCTTCCATTGATACCTTGTTGGATAGAATTCCTTCAAAATATTCTTTATGCGTTCTGCAGGCTAAACGCGCACATGAACTTGAATTCGGTGCTAAACCAACACAAGAGTTTAAGGCAGTAAAGTCCACTCTTCGGGCCTTAGAGGAGATCAATTCCGGTAATGTTGCTATCCACCCGGATCCGGAAGCCAAGCGAGCGGCTGTTTTAGCTAAGGCTGAAGCGGATAGGCTTGCTCAGGAAGAAGAAGAACGTAAGATTAAAGAACAAATCGCTAAAGAAAAGGAAGAAGAAGGAGAAAAGATCTAA
- the gmk gene encoding guanylate kinase, whose translation MAERGLLIVFSGPSGVGKGTVRQEIFSTPDHKFEYSVSMTTRPQRSGEVEGVDYFFRTREEFEELIKNGQMLEYAEYVGNYYGTPLTYVNETLDKGIDVFLEIEVQGALQVKKKVPDGVFIFLTPPDLGKLQERLINRGTDSKENIAKRIERAKEEIALMREYDYAVVNDEVSLAAERVKHIIETEHFRVERVIGHYMKMIEETRLSR comes from the coding sequence ATGGCTGAACGTGGCTTATTAATTGTTTTTTCCGGACCTTCCGGTGTCGGCAAAGGGACGGTAAGACAAGAGATTTTTTCAACACCGGATCATAAGTTTGAGTATTCCGTTTCTATGACAACACGCCCGCAGCGCTCCGGAGAAGTCGAAGGTGTTGATTATTTTTTCCGTACACGTGAAGAGTTTGAAGAATTAATCAAAAACGGCCAGATGCTGGAATATGCTGAATATGTCGGTAACTATTATGGTACTCCCTTAACTTATGTGAATGAAACTTTAGACAAGGGGATTGATGTTTTTTTGGAAATTGAGGTTCAAGGCGCCCTTCAAGTTAAGAAAAAAGTTCCTGATGGCGTATTTATCTTTCTGACCCCGCCCGATTTAGGCAAGCTTCAAGAACGCCTCATCAACCGCGGGACTGACAGTAAAGAAAATATTGCAAAGCGTATCGAACGTGCAAAAGAGGAAATTGCCCTTATGCGGGAATATGACTATGCTGTGGTTAATGACGAAGTGAGTCTGGCTGCAGAGCGTGTCAAGCATATTATTGAAACAGAACACTTTCGTGTTGAACGTGTTATCGGACATTATATGAAGATGATTGAGGAAACTCGATTAAGCAGATAA
- a CDS encoding ribonuclease Y, whose product MLNLILALVCALIGLIIGYALISIRLKSAKEAAELTLLNAEQDAVNMRGQAELEADRIRQTADRESKAHKKELLLEAKEEARKYREEIEKEFKSERQELKQMETRLTERASSLDRKDENLSSKERLLDSREQSLTDKSRNIDEREEQVATLEAKKSEELEKVAELNQEEARAIILAETEKNLSHDIASRIREAEREVKDRANKTAKNILAQAMQRMAGDYVTEQTITSVHLPDDNMKGRIIGREGRNIRTLESLTGIDVIIDDTPEVVVLSGFDPIRREIARMTLEALIQDGRIHPARIEELVEKNRLEMDNRIREYGEAAAYEIGAPNLHPDLIKIMGRLQFRTSYGQNVLRHSIEVGKLAGILAGELGENIDLARRAGFLHDMGKALDREVEGSHVEIGTEFARKYKEHPVVINTIASHHGDVEAKSVIAVLVAAADALSSARPGARNESMENYIKRLRDLEEIATSFEGVQNSYALQAGREIRIMVQPEKISDDQVVLLSHKVRKKIENDLDYPGNIKVTVIREMRAIDYAK is encoded by the coding sequence ATGTTAAATCTTATTTTAGCACTTGTTTGTGCCCTCATTGGTTTAATCATTGGTTATGCGCTTATTTCGATTAGACTGAAGTCTGCGAAAGAAGCTGCTGAACTGACTCTTTTGAATGCCGAACAGGATGCTGTCAACATGCGGGGACAGGCTGAATTAGAGGCTGACCGCATTCGTCAAACAGCGGATCGTGAAAGTAAAGCTCATAAAAAAGAATTACTTTTAGAAGCAAAAGAAGAGGCTAGAAAATATCGAGAAGAAATTGAAAAAGAATTTAAGTCTGAAAGACAAGAGCTCAAGCAAATGGAGACACGGCTGACAGAACGTGCCTCTTCTCTTGACCGTAAAGATGAAAATTTGTCCAGTAAAGAAAGACTCCTGGATAGCAGAGAACAAAGTCTAACCGATAAATCTAGAAATATTGATGAGCGCGAAGAACAAGTTGCTACCCTAGAAGCCAAAAAAAGCGAAGAACTTGAAAAAGTTGCTGAACTTAATCAAGAAGAAGCGCGTGCGATTATTTTGGCTGAAACGGAAAAGAATTTATCCCATGATATCGCCAGCCGTATTAGAGAAGCAGAACGCGAAGTGAAGGACCGCGCTAATAAAACTGCCAAGAATATATTAGCTCAGGCTATGCAGCGTATGGCAGGCGACTATGTGACAGAGCAGACAATCACCAGTGTGCATCTGCCTGATGATAATATGAAGGGCCGTATTATTGGCCGCGAAGGCCGAAACATCCGCACACTTGAGAGCTTAACGGGAATTGATGTCATTATTGATGATACCCCTGAAGTGGTCGTTCTTTCAGGATTTGATCCTATTCGTCGTGAAATTGCACGCATGACCCTTGAAGCTCTTATTCAGGACGGCCGGATTCATCCGGCTCGTATTGAAGAATTGGTTGAGAAAAACCGTTTGGAGATGGATAATCGTATACGCGAATACGGTGAAGCAGCTGCATACGAAATCGGAGCTCCCAATCTTCACCCCGATTTGATTAAGATTATGGGACGCCTGCAATTCCGTACTTCATACGGGCAAAATGTTCTCCGGCACTCCATTGAAGTTGGGAAATTAGCCGGTATTTTAGCTGGCGAACTAGGGGAGAATATTGATCTTGCCCGCAGAGCTGGTTTTTTACATGATATGGGGAAAGCCCTTGACCGTGAAGTCGAAGGAAGCCATGTAGAAATTGGGACAGAGTTTGCTCGTAAGTATAAAGAACATCCTGTTGTTATCAATACTATTGCCAGTCACCATGGGGATGTCGAAGCAAAAAGTGTGATAGCTGTTTTAGTTGCAGCAGCTGATGCGCTTAGTTCTGCCCGGCCCGGTGCTCGTAATGAGTCAATGGAGAACTACATTAAACGTTTACGGGATTTGGAAGAAATTGCGACAAGCTTTGAAGGTGTACAAAACAGTTATGCCCTGCAGGCAGGCCGCGAAATTCGGATTATGGTGCAGCCTGAAAAAATATCAGATGATCAAGTGGTTCTGTTATCCCATAAGGTTCGCAAAAAAATCGAAAATGATTTAGATTATCCGGGGAATATCAAGGTGACTGTTATCCGAGAAATGCGGGCAATTGACTATGCTAAATAA